From Nitratidesulfovibrio vulgaris str. Hildenborough, a single genomic window includes:
- a CDS encoding heavy metal translocating P-type ATPase, with protein MIGRFAHIGTYRELLDTQEFMRCLGGGGIALAGYLWGVGGMQPQWLAEAMALAAVGLNGLPIIREAINGLRQRRVNVDELVSLAIIGALLQGEYLTAAVVSFIMTLGALLEGAISDAARASIGALAEMTPESATKLDGDTPVEVPLDTVRPGDLLLVRPGERIPVDGVIVKGVTAVDESTVTGEPVPRDRGAGDRVFSATLNYNGVIEIVAEHVGEDTTLGRVVRLVNEAEEHKPTTARLVDRYAKWFTPLVLVCAAAAWFITGESSRAVAVLVAGCPCSLLMAAPTATVAAVARAARKGILVKGGRHLEALSRVDAAFFDKTGTLTLGKPCVRDVSVVEGMTRQRVLALAAGVERHCTHPLARAVVDAASAEGVEPVVAECVLMEQGLGVRAGCPEGVVAVGSAAFAGGVDLLPGILREAHDDMVRQGVTPLVVTLEGMPMGVLAVTDTVRDSARDMAVALRGLGVHTLGILSGDHDEAVRRTGEAVGIVQHRAGLKPQDKLDIIRDAQLQGRRVLFVGDGVNDAPALAGADVGIAMGAAGTHVALETAGMALTRDEVGNIPFLIGLSRRMLRIVKVNIALGLLFNTVAVMGSAYGLLSPIAASVFHNVGSIFVVLLSASLAFSDRGMVRGQ; from the coding sequence ATGATCGGACGTTTTGCGCATATCGGAACCTATCGGGAACTTCTGGATACACAGGAATTCATGCGCTGCCTTGGTGGCGGTGGCATCGCCCTTGCGGGGTACCTGTGGGGCGTCGGCGGCATGCAGCCGCAATGGCTTGCCGAGGCGATGGCCCTTGCCGCGGTGGGACTCAACGGGTTGCCCATCATCAGGGAGGCCATCAACGGGTTGCGCCAGCGGCGCGTGAACGTGGACGAACTGGTGAGCCTCGCCATCATCGGCGCCCTGTTGCAGGGCGAGTACCTGACCGCAGCCGTCGTCAGCTTCATCATGACGCTTGGAGCATTGCTGGAAGGGGCCATCAGTGACGCTGCGCGGGCTTCCATCGGTGCGTTGGCGGAGATGACCCCGGAGTCCGCGACGAAACTGGACGGTGATACCCCCGTCGAGGTGCCTCTCGATACCGTCCGCCCCGGCGACCTCCTTCTCGTGCGGCCCGGTGAGCGTATTCCCGTTGACGGCGTCATCGTGAAGGGGGTGACGGCGGTGGACGAGTCGACCGTGACAGGTGAGCCTGTACCCCGTGACCGTGGCGCAGGTGACAGGGTGTTCTCGGCGACCCTCAACTATAACGGTGTCATAGAGATCGTTGCGGAGCATGTGGGGGAAGATACGACACTGGGCCGCGTGGTGCGACTGGTCAACGAGGCCGAAGAGCACAAACCCACGACTGCGCGGCTGGTGGACAGGTACGCGAAGTGGTTCACGCCACTGGTGCTGGTCTGCGCTGCTGCGGCATGGTTCATCACCGGCGAGTCGTCACGGGCCGTCGCGGTTCTTGTGGCGGGGTGCCCCTGCTCCCTTCTCATGGCCGCCCCGACAGCGACGGTGGCTGCGGTCGCCCGCGCTGCGAGGAAGGGTATCCTCGTCAAGGGAGGTCGGCATCTTGAGGCCCTGTCCCGTGTTGACGCGGCCTTCTTCGACAAGACGGGAACTCTCACCCTTGGCAAACCATGTGTCCGCGATGTCTCTGTGGTCGAGGGCATGACGCGGCAGCGGGTGCTGGCCCTGGCGGCGGGTGTCGAACGCCATTGTACGCATCCGCTTGCACGTGCGGTGGTCGACGCCGCATCCGCGGAAGGCGTTGAGCCTGTCGTGGCGGAATGCGTGCTGATGGAACAGGGGCTCGGTGTCCGGGCCGGTTGCCCGGAAGGTGTCGTGGCTGTGGGCAGTGCCGCGTTCGCCGGGGGTGTCGACCTCCTGCCCGGAATACTGCGTGAGGCTCATGACGACATGGTGCGGCAGGGCGTGACACCGCTTGTCGTCACGCTTGAGGGCATGCCCATGGGCGTCCTCGCCGTCACCGACACCGTACGCGACAGCGCACGGGACATGGCCGTAGCGTTGCGCGGTCTGGGGGTGCATACGCTGGGCATCCTCTCCGGCGACCATGACGAGGCGGTGCGGCGCACTGGCGAAGCCGTGGGCATCGTCCAGCACCGGGCGGGGCTGAAGCCGCAAGACAAACTCGACATCATCAGGGATGCGCAACTTCAGGGCCGCAGGGTGCTTTTCGTGGGTGACGGCGTCAATGATGCCCCGGCACTGGCAGGTGCCGACGTGGGCATCGCCATGGGGGCGGCGGGAACGCATGTGGCGCTGGAGACTGCCGGAATGGCACTCACCCGCGATGAGGTCGGCAACATCCCCTTCCTCATCGGGCTCTCGCGGCGTATGCTCCGCATCGTAAAGGTGAACATCGCCCTCGGGTTGCTGTTCAATACGGTTGCGGTCATGGGAAGTGCGTATGGACTGCTTTCACCCATAGCAGCCTCGGTCTTCCATAATGTCGGTTCGATCTTCGTAGTGCTGCTGTCGGCATCCCTTGCGTTCAGCGACCGGGGAATGGTGCGGGGGCAATGA
- a CDS encoding PAS domain-containing protein, with product MPTSSHSATPRPPFMGLTLADALNMAPAMLWHIDSAYGEITFCNEHRLTGQSDALRLMLKDPRHAASIAHPEDLDACTTALRSIRALHPVSLLFRARDDDGEWRWLVMLGHPVPETAGNYVGLLACCDGLATTLLGRGGEVPLAQSIELLDTPVLLVEFASRKVAAANTAARNLLGYATPDEFPPLDMLLGSAGTPYRNSIFEQLIFKASWRGTLPLQDAQGRALACSLHLRPLAREGHNYLWMSIAPVASAPAPFTRFDSGMAAAAEALQLAIDTRSALEAMLTHQPEAMQAEGLMLSRIYPEEDRVEVTGVGTPFAGMEDKASYPYVGSIAENLVQYGLGHLVVEETTRSIRPIDWVLFIPRNVHSYYAEPWFENGKLRYVLIYCSTAPAAFPPGGVPACRDMLARLADTLKRLEGNAP from the coding sequence TTGCCGACCTCTTCCCATTCCGCGACACCGCGCCCGCCCTTCATGGGGCTGACACTGGCAGACGCCCTGAACATGGCCCCCGCCATGCTCTGGCACATCGACAGTGCCTACGGCGAGATCACCTTCTGTAACGAGCACAGGCTCACCGGGCAAAGCGACGCCCTGCGGCTCATGCTCAAGGACCCCCGCCATGCCGCGTCCATCGCCCACCCCGAAGACCTCGACGCCTGTACGACGGCCCTGCGTTCCATCAGGGCGCTTCATCCGGTGTCGCTGCTCTTCAGGGCACGCGACGACGATGGTGAATGGCGCTGGCTGGTGATGCTGGGGCACCCCGTGCCGGAAACGGCGGGCAACTATGTGGGTCTGCTTGCCTGTTGTGACGGACTCGCCACCACCCTGCTGGGGCGGGGAGGCGAAGTGCCGCTGGCGCAGAGCATCGAGTTGCTGGACACACCCGTACTGCTGGTGGAGTTCGCAAGCCGCAAGGTCGCCGCAGCCAACACGGCAGCCCGCAACCTGCTCGGCTATGCGACCCCCGACGAGTTTCCGCCGCTGGACATGTTGCTGGGCAGTGCGGGAACACCCTATCGCAACAGCATCTTCGAACAGCTCATCTTCAAGGCTTCGTGGCGCGGGACTCTTCCCCTTCAGGACGCACAGGGCCGCGCACTGGCGTGCTCGCTGCACCTGCGCCCCCTCGCCCGTGAAGGGCACAACTACCTGTGGATGAGCATCGCGCCGGTGGCCTCGGCACCCGCGCCTTTCACGCGCTTCGACAGTGGCATGGCAGCCGCGGCCGAAGCACTGCAACTGGCCATAGACACCCGTAGCGCACTGGAGGCGATGCTCACCCACCAGCCGGAGGCGATGCAGGCCGAAGGACTGATGCTCTCACGCATCTATCCCGAAGAGGACAGGGTCGAGGTCACCGGGGTGGGGACGCCCTTCGCGGGCATGGAAGACAAGGCAAGCTATCCCTATGTCGGTTCCATTGCCGAGAACCTCGTCCAGTACGGGCTTGGACATCTGGTCGTCGAGGAGACGACGCGCAGCATCCGCCCCATCGACTGGGTGCTGTTCATCCCGCGCAACGTCCATTCCTATTATGCCGAACCATGGTTCGAAAACGGCAAGCTGCGCTACGTGCTCATCTACTGTTCCACTGCACCTGCGGCCTTCCCTCCCGGCGGAGTCCCAGCCTGCCGGGACATGCTGGCTCGACTTGCCGACACGCTGAAACGTCTGGAAGGCAACGCCCCCTGA
- a CDS encoding FadR/GntR family transcriptional regulator has product MKQKAAHTASEQIMKLVHSLGLTSGERLPGERDLAERLGWSRNTVREAISALAARGLVEIRMRSGVYLCDSGPDAICTGQRSCGDAVDALTVLGPALVERVCTRCTDDDHERAERVTARLGRALVDRNPHDAWLGLMAFYGGLAQSTGNALLEHSAEEVATAGLRACDVLAGNELPHDALQTFFAAHVEMLQAMRRRERIQARQLAEDSLTAFGRMLQVAGYAPQEATHDA; this is encoded by the coding sequence ATGAAACAGAAAGCGGCACACACGGCATCCGAACAGATCATGAAGCTCGTCCATAGCCTCGGACTCACTTCAGGAGAGCGTCTGCCCGGAGAACGCGACCTCGCCGAACGCCTCGGCTGGAGCCGCAATACCGTGCGCGAGGCCATCTCGGCCCTCGCAGCCCGAGGGCTGGTCGAAATACGGATGCGTAGCGGCGTCTATCTGTGCGACTCCGGCCCGGACGCCATCTGCACCGGCCAGAGAAGCTGCGGCGACGCCGTGGACGCACTCACGGTGCTGGGTCCCGCACTGGTGGAACGCGTCTGCACGCGATGCACCGACGACGACCACGAACGTGCCGAACGGGTCACGGCACGGCTGGGCAGGGCCCTTGTCGACCGCAACCCGCACGACGCATGGCTGGGCCTGATGGCCTTCTACGGCGGTCTCGCCCAGAGCACCGGCAACGCCCTTTTGGAGCACAGTGCCGAGGAGGTCGCCACGGCGGGCCTTCGTGCCTGTGACGTGCTCGCGGGAAACGAACTGCCGCACGACGCCCTTCAGACGTTCTTCGCCGCGCACGTGGAGATGCTCCAGGCCATGCGCCGCCGCGAACGGATACAGGCGCGGCAACTCGCCGAAGACAGCCTGACGGCCTTCGGCAGGATGTTGCAGGTGGCGGGGTATGCCCCGCAGGAGGCAACCCATGACGCGTAG
- a CDS encoding MBL fold metallo-hydrolase, which translates to MNDNKISRRDFVKGVATGVCAGAFASMGLYSYTQSAYDRLPKVQRKFEDFGACRSVKVINISETSWFNNAHLIGDIHDAGGLLVNQYTLNWAPFANGQGKAKGSYDSGLASIKDLIPNDLEKAWEIQKKLALHPENPGGFSCLIEVEELDGTKHKYLLDTGWSYDWMEKSFKREGIDKMLQAREIEALFISHEHWDHFWGLPVTMKYDNRIPLYVHDGFYKEGLQYIKDSGYKGTPVIQKEPMRQIIPGMAVLKFDVPIINRVFGETSLAFNVKDKGLVLISGCCHQGILQMADFAYTDLKYDNDRFYGIYGGLHISPFEDWDPKYDDLVISLAKWNFERIGCNHCTGHLTAKKFIERGYPVVRGTARFRSSSPDYLGNGDTITF; encoded by the coding sequence ATGAACGACAACAAGATAAGCCGTCGCGACTTCGTCAAGGGCGTCGCCACGGGCGTATGCGCCGGTGCCTTCGCCTCGATGGGCCTGTACTCGTACACCCAGTCGGCCTACGACAGGCTGCCCAAGGTCCAGCGCAAGTTCGAGGACTTCGGGGCCTGCCGCAGCGTCAAGGTCATCAACATCTCCGAGACCAGCTGGTTCAACAACGCGCACCTCATCGGCGACATCCACGACGCCGGGGGCCTGCTGGTGAACCAGTACACCCTCAACTGGGCCCCCTTCGCCAACGGGCAGGGCAAGGCCAAGGGTTCATACGATTCGGGCCTTGCCAGCATCAAGGACCTCATCCCCAACGACCTTGAAAAGGCGTGGGAGATCCAGAAGAAGCTGGCCCTGCACCCCGAGAACCCCGGCGGCTTCTCCTGCCTCATCGAGGTGGAGGAACTGGACGGCACCAAGCACAAGTACCTGCTGGACACCGGCTGGTCGTACGACTGGATGGAGAAGAGCTTCAAGCGCGAGGGCATCGACAAGATGCTCCAAGCCCGTGAGATCGAAGCCCTGTTCATCTCGCACGAACACTGGGACCACTTCTGGGGACTGCCCGTCACCATGAAGTACGACAACCGCATCCCCCTGTACGTGCACGACGGCTTCTACAAGGAAGGACTCCAGTACATCAAGGACAGCGGCTACAAGGGTACCCCGGTCATCCAGAAGGAACCCATGCGGCAGATCATTCCCGGCATGGCGGTGCTCAAGTTCGACGTGCCCATCATCAACCGCGTGTTCGGCGAGACCTCGCTGGCGTTCAACGTCAAGGACAAGGGTCTCGTGCTCATCTCCGGGTGCTGCCATCAGGGCATCCTGCAGATGGCCGACTTCGCCTACACCGACCTGAAGTACGACAACGACAGGTTCTACGGCATCTATGGCGGTCTGCACATCTCGCCCTTCGAGGACTGGGACCCCAAGTACGACGACCTCGTCATCTCGCTTGCCAAGTGGAACTTCGAACGCATCGGCTGCAACCACTGCACCGGGCACCTCACCGCGAAGAAGTTCATCGAACGCGGCTACCCCGTGGTGCGCGGTACGGCACGGTTCAGGTCGTCGTCCCCCGACTACCTCGGCAACGGCGACACCATCACCTTCTAA
- a CDS encoding CobW family GTP-binding protein, whose product MNTDFFLPPGADGVSPAHLARLAANALSAACRDARFKKLTGWRGLAHCQGGTGAFTCRIAPHQGVFGIDCEGVESRTGAVLLRCGIHYFPDPDEALCDTLRLDAAVATQHADYATAIRSFVTLPALRGPFRMGRLDVAAAPDGTWLLLRTQAEERRRVIADEGIGSPQTGWAVRPGETEEDMPALSLARHVTDVVAAAVTACTGTPPRFFRRATLPAFISHRDAEGALYPVTTDDASTVADTLAWGDINAIPSDTLAGEGQPCLEVRAADAPDAPLPEDRRNAPVWFAHDLEAPRCTALFPRLADRRPALVVVGGFLGSGKTTFLNNCIEYHRARERFVAVIQNEVGATGVDARLMGDGAEVLALDEGCVCCSLAGSLAGGIRAITADFTPEVILLETTGLANPLNLLAELDTLRDMVRLDAVVTVVDAANIVPTLRDSDIARDQIRGADIIVCNKCDTVDETGRAALRATLTGLNGRAALHETSFGRIHPSLFMALEGERPPRGLMPAPHGTHATHADEGFAAVRLFFSGTIDEAALAPLLQQCPGAPFRIKGIVRVTDDEAPRLVQCVGARCEVERLDGGFEGTPFLVFIGRNPDETALLEHWAALGATAEPPAPQAEADTQPAQATKSASGGQSSDATRGCHDHH is encoded by the coding sequence ATGAACACCGACTTCTTTCTCCCCCCCGGTGCCGACGGAGTCTCCCCCGCACACCTTGCCCGTCTTGCCGCCAACGCCCTGTCCGCCGCCTGCCGCGACGCCCGTTTCAAGAAGCTCACCGGCTGGCGCGGGCTTGCCCATTGTCAGGGCGGTACAGGGGCCTTCACCTGCCGCATCGCACCCCATCAGGGCGTGTTCGGCATCGACTGTGAAGGGGTTGAAAGCAGGACAGGGGCCGTGCTGCTGCGTTGCGGCATCCACTATTTCCCCGACCCCGATGAGGCGCTGTGCGACACCCTGCGCCTCGACGCCGCCGTCGCCACCCAGCATGCCGACTATGCCACCGCCATCCGGTCGTTCGTCACCCTTCCGGCCCTGCGCGGGCCATTCCGCATGGGACGGCTGGACGTGGCCGCCGCGCCAGACGGTACTTGGCTTCTGCTGCGCACACAGGCCGAAGAACGCAGACGCGTCATCGCCGACGAGGGCATCGGGTCGCCGCAGACAGGCTGGGCCGTGCGCCCCGGCGAGACCGAAGAGGACATGCCAGCCCTCTCTCTCGCACGCCATGTGACGGATGTGGTGGCAGCTGCCGTCACCGCCTGCACGGGCACGCCCCCGCGCTTCTTCCGCCGGGCGACCCTGCCCGCCTTCATCTCGCACCGCGACGCAGAGGGTGCCCTGTACCCCGTCACCACCGACGATGCCAGCACCGTGGCGGATACGCTGGCATGGGGCGACATCAACGCCATCCCGTCTGATACTCTCGCCGGAGAGGGCCAACCCTGCCTTGAGGTGCGCGCCGCCGACGCGCCCGACGCACCCCTGCCCGAAGACCGCAGGAACGCACCCGTATGGTTCGCGCACGACCTTGAAGCACCGCGCTGCACGGCCCTCTTCCCCCGTCTGGCCGACAGACGCCCCGCCCTCGTTGTGGTGGGCGGCTTTCTGGGTTCGGGCAAGACCACCTTCCTGAACAACTGCATCGAATACCACCGCGCCCGCGAACGTTTCGTCGCAGTCATCCAGAACGAGGTGGGGGCAACAGGCGTCGACGCCCGTCTCATGGGCGACGGGGCCGAGGTGCTGGCCCTCGACGAGGGATGCGTCTGCTGCTCACTGGCGGGCAGCCTTGCGGGTGGCATTCGCGCCATCACCGCCGACTTCACACCCGAGGTCATCCTGCTTGAGACCACCGGCCTCGCCAACCCGCTGAACCTGCTGGCTGAACTCGACACCCTGCGTGACATGGTGCGCCTCGATGCCGTGGTCACCGTGGTGGACGCCGCCAACATCGTGCCCACCCTGCGCGACAGCGACATCGCCCGCGACCAGATTCGCGGGGCCGACATCATCGTCTGCAACAAATGCGACACCGTCGATGAGACAGGACGCGCCGCCCTGCGCGCCACCCTCACGGGGCTGAATGGCAGGGCCGCCCTGCACGAGACCAGCTTCGGCCGCATCCATCCCTCGCTGTTCATGGCGCTGGAAGGCGAACGTCCGCCGCGCGGTCTCATGCCCGCCCCGCACGGTACGCACGCCACACACGCCGACGAGGGCTTCGCCGCCGTGCGGCTGTTCTTCTCCGGTACCATTGACGAGGCGGCACTCGCGCCCCTGCTGCAGCAGTGCCCCGGTGCGCCCTTCCGCATCAAGGGCATCGTCCGCGTCACGGATGACGAGGCCCCGCGCCTCGTCCAGTGCGTGGGGGCACGATGCGAGGTCGAACGACTTGATGGCGGCTTCGAGGGCACGCCCTTCCTCGTCTTCATCGGACGCAACCCGGACGAGACCGCCTTGCTGGAACACTGGGCCGCACTGGGTGCCACTGCCGAACCCCCTGCACCGCAAGCAGAGGCAGACACGCAGCCCGCACAGGCCACGAAGTCGGCATCGGGCGGACAGTCGTCCGACGCCACAAGAGGATGCCATGACCATCATTGA